The Solanum pennellii chromosome 7, SPENNV200 DNA segment CTTTTGTATAGCAGCTGGATATATTTGACAGAGGACTACTCTATAAAAACATCCATACATATTTTTGTGACCACCTTTGTGTTATTGatgaataaagattttttttgtttcaatctAAATTTTAGGTGTGAGGAATAGACCCCTTTTTGTATAACAATTGGATAGATTTTAAAACGTAGCACTATATGCAATCACATGGTACATATATTCATCACCACCTTGTTGTGTTTCTGGTGAAaccttttgatttaaaatattgaaagagaATTTTATCACTTCTTTTCATGTATATAAAACTGTAAGATGTTTTTCCTTAGTCTGCTCAACATTTTTGTCTGCTCTTCTACTTGCAGATACTGTGAGGAGAGACCTTTGCTCCTTGGAAATGTTGGAATGGGTGCAAGATTGTGTACTTACTACCAAAAATTATCTCCAAATGATCAGCAAGGCACCTTGATGCGCAATGGAAATACTGGATTGGGGAGTGTACTCACACTTGATCCTTCTGATAAATCCCCCTTCCTTGGGGATATAAAACCTGGTTGCAGCCAGTCATCTCTTGAAACAAATATGTATAGGGCACCGATTTTTCAGCAGAAGGTCTCATCAACTGAttatttgttggttcgctcaacAAAGGGTAAGCTGTCCATAAGGCGGATAGACAGGATTGATGTTGTAGGGCAACAGGTTGTCTACTATCCTTAACTTGTCTCATTGGAGTAATTTCTTGATCACGCTATGCAAATTTTATGTTATCATTTTCTGATGAACTTTTTGCTAAAATATTGATTGTTTTAGTAGAATTTATTGAACCATGGCATCAAGAAAATTTCTGGGTTCATGTTATTATGCTTTTGCCAGTAATGAACCTAAAGCAATGAGCTGTTGCATAATAAGGTTGAGTTTTGAAATTCAGAAGGCATATGAATTGGTCCTCCTGTGATGGGGTTGCCTTtgattttctcatatttttgcATTGTCCACATGCATTCTTCTTGAAGCATTCAACTTGTTTTGCTAGATCTGGTTAGAACTTCTCTTGATGTTACATTGCCTTGCCTGATCTTTTCATTTGTGCGATGGAAAACTACCTTTGATGACCAGTTGCATATTCAAAATACACACCTTTACTAtatcttttgatgatgatgtGAGGTGCGGGGCCTGAGTGTCAGGTCATGCCAATGAGTTGATACTATTCCAGGCCCTGGATGGTGGAGTATCTGATTGTAGTTTGACAGATCTGAAATAAATAAGCTAAAATTGGATGATCCGGAATTCGTGAAGGAAATGGATTCGAAGCTACATAATTTATTCAATTCATAtgcttttttttcattttttattcctGGAGGAAGTAGAGTTTGCTTTGCATTAGTTGTGGTTAACTACATTATCTTTGGATTTTTCTACTTATTGGTCATGGAGGTATATTGGTGCGCATTCTCGCTATAAACCCAATTAACTTTCAACTATCGTTGCAAAATTTGCAATAGTGGACAATTCACTTTGTCCTCTAGATTTTGCTATCCTATTAAATATTGGATTTTTCTTTGTGCAGTATGCTAACACATGCTTCTGTAATGTGCAACATGCTATAGCTATGTCGATGCTTATACCTGAAGAGGATAACCAAGTTTCTTTAATGTGCAAGCATGCTATAGCTATTAGAATCTTATGCTTGAAGAGGATGATCTATCATGAATAATTTATGACTAATATCTGTTTGTTGTTGCTTctgtatgaatatgtgatggaTCTATTTCCTTGTTTAATCTGCCTTTCCCTGTATCTTTGAAGGAGCCTCACATGGAGGTAATCTCTCCTGGATCAAAAGGTGTTCAGACCTACATAATGAACAGACTATTGGTGTATATGTATCGTGAATTTCGTGCTATTGAAAAGCGCGGTTCCCGTCCTTCCATCCGTGCGGATGAGCTGTCTGCACAGTTCCCTAGCTTGTCAGAGGCCTTTCTTAGGAAAAGACTCAAACATTGTGCTGATTTGCAGGTACTTTTGTGAACATCATTCGATTCCTGGGTAAATTCTTAGTACAGGCATTAGAGGGAAATAATTTATTCGAACTCGTCTTTGTCGCATTCTGTGTGCTCCTTCCCCTTATGTGTCTGTCGTAAGTTACTTGGGTGCTGACATGATGCAGAGAAGATCAAATGGACAGTTCCAATGGGTTATGAGGTTCAATTTTCGGATACCATCCGAGGAGGAATTGAGGAGACTAGTTTCGCCGGAAAGTGTGAGTTCTTTCAAAAGATCCTTGTTTTAAATTTCTCTTTCATCTCCTCCATCCCCCCTGAAAAGATCTCCCTCCCTccaatttaaaaatattctttaattgaTGCATTAAGAGATATTGTGCGCTTGTCAAAATAACTTGGGATACAAATAACACTTTCTTAAAGCTTCATCTTTCGATTATGATGGAGTTTTCCACTTTAGCACATTTGGTATTGGGAGGAGGCTTAATCTTCAGATGTGCATTTAAATTTAGACGTCTTCATCTATAATATATAGTATATCTTTTGATGAAGTAATGTTTCAAAGGATGCAAAGTCACTGGAGGCTAGTTACCAAAGAACAAAAGAGTAGGAGAACACTGTTTGCCCCATATACAATGTCTCAATAAAGAACTAAAGTGCtaataaaatccaaaagctATGCTGAATTAGTTACTGGGAACAACGTTGTCCAACAAAAGAGATCTAAACGTTTAGCTGAAGAGAATGGCTTGGAGTTGAAATGCCATCAAAAAATTTTCTGTTATTCTCTGTCCAAAGGCTCCAAAAATTAGCAGCAGACATCATCAACCAGGTCTTCTTGATGGTCTTATCAATTTTCCGAGGACTCCAACTCACATATGCCTCTCTCGGATTCTGAGGCAGTACCCATATTAATCCAAAATGCTGAAAAACAAGCTCCAAAGGCCAAAAGCTTCTGGACAATGCAGGAAAAGTTGGTTGACTGTTTCCTTCTGACAATTGCAAAGATGGCATCTGTTTACCAGTAGTGATATCCTTCCCTTTTTAGGTGATCTATAGTACAGCTGGCGTTAATGGGGGCTAACCAACTGAAGCACATGATCTTAGTAGGTAGTGTCCTCCAAATCGATTTCCTGGGCCACGAGTCAATAACCTGATCTTGGTTTCCAAGCTGTCTATAGCATTCTTTAACAGAATTATATTAAAAGCATGAAGGAACTTAGAAATGTTGATTGAACTTTTTGCCCTTCATTAAAAGACTCTACTATAGATAAAATTGTCATTACTATTTTCCTCAAATAATATTCGTTTAATTAAAATCCTAATGTTTAGgacttcaaaattaattaaatttataggTATTAAATGTTAACATATTTGTAATCAGTAAGAACTCCTAATATTTGGTACttaaaaattgactaaaattctGGTTCTTAAATCTTTCCTTATGTGaactatattaaaaattattatttttaaatgttacTTTAACAATAGTCACTAAGCTACACGGCAAAACAACGTACACTAAACTAGatttaatataatacataagACCTAAATCATGCTGCTCCCTGCTCAATTCATAGTCACAAGGGGCCAGAAGGACTTCTAGTCTATAAGAATGCTATATCTTtagtttatttcatatataactaGCACTAGGTAATATCTAATATCACATATACATGTCTTTCTTCCATAACATAAACCAAGCATTCATTAAAGACCTAGAAGATAATTCATCAAGAATGGTGTaagttgtttttctttttgagtaGTTCAAATTGCTGGACTCTGTTGcaataagaaatttaaaattcatccCCTTTCATTTTCAAATCCATCAAAGTGGGTTGAGATTGTGACTTCAGAAAGTTTTTGACCTTGGTGCATACTGGGATTAATGTTATTTTCCGAGAATGTAGTAATGTTTTTCGCTATACTGATATTGCCCCAATATGGTCTCTTCTTCTCTACCGTTTCACGTTGACTGTTATTTGGGTTTCAACCATTTATCAGAAATTCTTTGTTTCGTGCTTGTCATTTGATTCAGGTATGTGCATATGAAAGCATGCAAGCTGGCCTGTATAGGCTTAAGCGCCTAGGTATTACGCGACTTACTCATCCTACAGGTCTATCAGCTGCAATGAACCAGCTCCCAGATGAAGCAATTGCTTTAGCTGCTGCATCACATATTGAAAGGGAACTTCAAATCACACCTTGGAACTTGAGTAGCAACTTTGTTGCCTGTACAAACCAGGTAGATCATAGTTAAATAATTTATCTTTGTAATCTAGTTTCAACAAAATGTTCGTCTCTTTTTGTATTGTGTATTCCAGGAATGGGTGGTATTAGAAAGCACATTCCAATAAAATTCGGAATTCTGTAATATTTCTCAGAAACTAAGTTTGGTCATTCTTGTTCTTGTATGGCCACTTCTGTTACCTTCTTAACCTTTTATCTGGTCATCAGAGATGCATTGACATGGCAGCCTTGATGTCTTTAAGTAATTCAGAACTTTCTGTTGCCTTGATAGAGTACAAGGAACCTTCCTTTTATCATTAAAAAGTATAATAAGTATTCCTATTGTAACATCTACTGTTTCATCCAGTTAGTGCTGTGAGATAGGCATACATATTGTTTTCTGCAATTCATAACATTCTTGCTAGTCCTGAAACTTGATCTTTCTTGATACTTTTCTGTAGGACAGAGAAAATATTGAGCGTCTGGAAATTACTGGTGTCGGTGATCCATCTGGTCGGGGATTAGGGTTCAGTTATGTTCGCACCACTCCTAAGGCACCAATACCAAATGCTATCTCCAAGAAAAAAACAGTTGTTGCCAAGGGGTCTACAGTAACAGGCACTGATGCAGACCTACGAAGACTGAGCATGGAAGCTGCACGCGAGGTGAGTAGATCGGGATAGTATTAGGAttggattttaaaaatttccagcttcttgACTTACTTGGCATCAAAATGCGGTTGGTTAAAAGCTAAATTGGCTTTTATATCATACATATGTTTCCATTGCCATATATGTCAACTAAGTGTTATCAATCTGGACCGACTGTTTCTTCTTTTCTACTATTCTATGTTGTGGCAAGTTGCAAGGAAAAGAAATTCCCCTGATTTACATCTTGTAACCTGAATGAATATACCCCTTATGAAAGCTGATTCAGAACAAAATTGTTGTGTGGGAAatgtttttatttagtttacaCTTTACAGCCTAGTTGATGGGTGTGTGAGTAGTTGATTGTTTGTCCTATGCTCTGATGTGCTCATGTCCAGATTGAACCCCATTTctccttctcttttttttatcttgtgcCTAGTCGAATGTGGTTTATGGATGAGTAGCCCAATGGGTTTTATCCTATCAATTCACAAGTATGTGTTGCTCAATCAAAAGTGTATTTCCCTACATTTTAGGTTCTTCTCAAGTTTAATGTTCCAGAGGAGCAGATTGCTAAACTAACAAGGTGGCACCGAATTGCTATGATTCGCAAGCTTTCTAGCGAGCAAGCTGCATCCGGTGTGAAAGTTGATCCAACTACTATAAGCAAATATGCTCGTGGCCAGCGTATGTCCTTTTTGCAGCTGCAGCAGCAAACAAGAGAAAAATGTCAGGAAATCTGGGACCGACAAGTCCAAAATCTTAGTGCAGTTGATGGTGAAGAAAATGAGAGTGACTCTGAAGTGAACAGTGACCTGGACTCATTTGCTGGTGACTTGGAAAATCTTCTTGACGCAGAGGACTTCGAGGATGGTGAGGAGGGTAGTCATGAGCCCAAACATGATAATGCTGATGGAGTCAAAGGACTCAAGATGAGAAGACGCCCCTTTCAGGCTCAGGTGGAAGAGGAGATCGAGGATGAGGCAGCTGAAGCTGCAGAATTATGCCGCATGCTCATGGATGGTATAGaacatgtatatatgtatatatttattatatgttgttTCTAGTCCATCCTTGTTGTCTTGATGCTATAATTTGCAAGATTGAAAAATTCAGAATTTGGTGCCACCTCAAGGTTACTTTCTATTTCTCCTGGAAAATGGAGATTTAGTTGGAGGAATTTTTGAggagtataaaatatattaggGGAGTCCTTATGCTGCTACTGGTTGAGTAGGGTAAAGATGGTGGAGTATGATGTATCTCTTCATGCCTATGAGATGGAATTTGTATTGTCAAGAATTGGGTTCTTTGTTGATATGTCTCAGCATGGTCAATACTAAAATCCTTTTTCACGTGAAGTTCACAAATGAAGCAACAATGTTACTCCTGGCTTAGAGTTGAGTACTGTTTAAAATTTTGTAGAAGCCTTGACAAGTTAAGTTGCATCTTGTCCTTGAAACTCTCACCAACTCGGGATTAGCTTTGGTTAAGAAGATCGTAGGAAATATTACCAAATAGAGGTTGATATATAAATTGATCCAAAGTGCACATAAGAAAACTGCCTACTCCCTTTTATAGGTATAAGACAGCAAATTTTCTTTAAGGTGGATTGTAACTCTCTTCTTCAATAGAATAATCTTACACAACATCTTTCTTCATGGTAGAAACCATGTTATGTGTTGCCTGCCAGCAAGTGCagcttattttaaaatatgtttttatttgatatattgtTTATATTCAACTACTATCTTGCAGATGATGAAGCTGAtcggaagaagaaaaaaaaagacaaagcCATGGGCGAACAAGTTGGTTTCATGCCAGATATAAGATACAGGTTTAGTACTGAAAGCACTGATAGGGGCAAAAAACCTCAGATATTTGCCAAGCCAAGCATAAAGTCTGATGGGCTAAATGTGTTGGATTTCATTGGAGATCAGAAGGAGGTTGTTTCCCTTTCTTCCTCAGTAATTGTATTGTGctttatcaataaaaatagGACATTGTAGGCATGTAATTAATATGCTGACCAGGTGACACAGTTCTCTGATTTTCTTTTTAGCTGCAGGCTGAAGGGTTTGCTACTAAAAGAACCCCATCTAGCAAGGTGAAACCCAAGAAAAAGTTTGATATTCTGGACTCTGGATTGTTTAATAAGAAAGTTAAAATACTAGGGGAGGGAATAAAGGTAAATGTCCCTACATAGTTATCTACAGCATTTAGCTGCATATTTTGAATTAGAATCTATCCTTTCCCAGTGTTTATTGGTTCTTATAAGATGCGTGACTGATGTGATACTCCTCCTTGGACACAGCCCATGAAAGAGAAGAAGTCAGCAAGAGACAGTTTTGTCTGTGGAGCCTGTGGTCAGGTTTGTggttatatttgaaaaatcatcTTTTCTTTGCAAAAAAGTTATGAAGGTTAATCAATTGACTGGTCTTATCATACAGCTTGGTCACATGAGAACTAACAAGAATTGTCCCAAGTATGGGGAAGATGTGGAGGCACGAGCAGAAAGCACTGATCTGGAAAAGACTACAGGAAAATCTATGGGTTCTATTGATCTCTTGGATCCGTCCCAGATCTTCTCAAAGAAAGTCATCCAAAAAAGTGGAACCAAGAATCTGATGGTCGACGTTCATGAGGATGATAATTCCAGTTCAAAGGCCAAAGTTCTGAAGGTCAAATGTGCTTCAACCGACAAACTTCCTGATAAACCTACTCCTGCGACCTCACTTAATTCTGACATACCAGTGACTTCGGATGCTGAAATTGGAACTTTACCACCCcccataaaatttaataaaattaagtttTCAAATAAGATGAGAGCCGAGGATGATTCCATTGAAGCTTACAAGCCTTCCATTCTGGTAAGGCCACCAATGGAGACTGCAGAGTCGCATCGCAGCAAGAAAATTGTAATTAAGCAACTCAAGGACTCAACAAGTGTGGATGAAGGCTTCCTGGATGGAAGCAGTGGCATGGAGTACAGGAAGACAAAGAAAATCAACGAATTGTCGTACATGGGGCAGCAAGAGAGGGAATACTTATATGAAGAGACTTTAGGAAGGAAAAAAATGGATGATAAACGATTATGGGAAGAAGAGGAGAGGAGGAGAATTGCTGTCAGACAGAGAGAAGAAAGAGCCAAGATATATGAGCGACAGAAGGCATTAGAAGAACAAGAGAAATTAGCGGCGATTGAAAGCTATCAAGACGCCATAAGAAGAGAAAGGGAGGAAGAAGAACgtcttaaagaaaaaaagaagaaaaagaagaagactgAAATAAGAGATGATTACTTGGATGATTTTCTTCCCAGAAGAAACGACAGAAGGATACCAGATCGAGACAGATCGGTGAAGCGGAGACAAACTTTCGAGTCCGGAAGGCATGCTAAAGAGCATGCACCACCAACAAAGCGCCGAAGAGGGGGAGAGGTAACTAAATCTATTATGCTTGTTTTTGTCTCATCTTCTGCAGGTAATAATAGTGATAGTCAATTACTATGTCCACAGATGCCACAGATCTAGATCATCCGTTACTATAGCCACAGATGCCACAGATCTAGATCATATAATCCTTATTGCATTTTGTGTTATGTCCAAATGGTCTAACTGACCTTTCTCTCATGTTCTTGTTGGCTAATTTGGTTGCATGGCGGTGTTCATAGAATTTTCCAATAAGAAGTGTGTAGTACTGGGTAAGAGAATACTCGTCTAGCTACTGTCATGGTGGGTGGAAGTTTCTGGTTAGTTTTCTTTTTCGAAAAACTGAGACTCATGCCTCCTTGTATGTGAAATAGAAAGGTAATAAGATAAAGGTCTACTTACTCTATAGGAATATCTACTCTAGTAAGTGTTGTTTGACACAATCATTTAGTCAAACAATAACATACTGGCTGGTCTGGTTTTTCTGATACGGCTGATTGTCACATCTTAAGCAATATACATTTTCTGTATGCATAATTCTGTCATTATTGGTCAATTAGCTGCAGTTAGAAGTAGAACTGCAAGATTTTAGCAAGAGACCTCTGATCTTATTTGATCTGTTCATTCTAAGAGTTGCTTACTTCTTTTATAATACCAAGGGACAGTAGTACAGTAGTTTTTTCATTTAACTGAGATGTGGTTGAATTTGTTTGAAGGTTGGTTTGTCAAATATTTTAGAAGAAATTGTTGATACACTGAAGAACAATGTGAACGTATCATACCTCTTCTTGAAGCCAGTGACCCGAAAGGAAGCTCCAGATTATCACAAGTATGTAAAGCGCCCTATGGACCTATCTACCATCAAAGAGAAAGCCAGGAAACTGGAATATAAAAACCGTGGGCAATTCAGGCATGATGTGGCACAGATCACTATCAATGCACATTTGTACAATGATGGGCGCAACCCAGGTATTCCTCCCCTTGCGGATCAGCTTCTAGAGATTTGTGACTACTTGCTGGAAGAGAATGAGTCCATCTTAGCTGAAGCTGAATCTGGTATTGAGTGATGATACTTCATATTTGAACCTTGTTTCTGTTCGATTTTAAGTTCAATTAAGCAAGCTTTCATTGGTTACTCACAATCTAGTGTCTATTGTTCAGCGATCTAGAGGATAGATCTTCTAGATGTGTCAGTTGCAGCCACCCCAACATATGTATCAGATAAGCAAGACGCGACTGAAGGGATTGTATCCTAACTGTATAATGAGATTTAGTAGCTGATGATTCTGTGTACCGACCATGTTGTTTTAATCCATGGTCAAGGAAGGCAACGCGATGATGGGTGTGGAGGAGAGAATGATTAGTGTATCTTATTTGTAGAGTGGCAGCTCaattatgtgaaatatatgTGCAGTTTATGCGAAATATTCTAGTTTTGTAGATCATAGCAATTATTCGGTTATTTCTCTTAGTCCTCTGGGTTCTAGGTTGCCCCTTTCAGCTATGTGAATAGAATGGAATTTCAGCCAAgtaattggattttttttttcatagtaCATCTTGCTCTTTAAATTATTGTTAACTTTTAATTATGTGACATAGTCTGTTGTTCCGTGAATCAAGCCCCTTCTAATTCCCTTGATTTTCTTCTAGTTGAGGACTTCTCATTATGGTGGCAATTTCATCATGTACGCAAACCTTATCTCTGCCTTTGTGGAGGtagagaaattattttaaaagatcaTCGGCTCTTGTATTATGTGTTACTAATCATGTATCGATGATATTTATCTCGATgagattttgatttgttttacttatttctCAACATGGAGTCGATGAAAACcaatagaagaaaatgaaagccttatttttttaatgcataTGGTTTCCAAAAGTCattttatttgaagtttttAATTGTTGAAGTGATGGTTGTTAGAGAACTATTTCAAATAGTTATTTGTAATTACTGGAAACTTATGATATATCACTcttatattgttttttaaagTGTCAAATCTTTAATTCTTACCTAACATAAGTTTTGCACATTAGGCTGCAATAAAGTACCTTTCACAAAGAAGCAacttttgttataattttaatttacctTTATAAACGAAAACTAACAATTCATT contains these protein-coding regions:
- the LOC107025862 gene encoding transcription initiation factor TFIID subunit 1 isoform X3; translation: MGYEPGGSSRDERDEDDEEEYEEAGGGNRLLGFMFGNVDYSGDLDVDYLDEDAKEHLAALADKLGPSLTEIDLSVKSPQESADAAEQDYDEKAEDAVDYEDIDEQYEGPEVQTVTEEDLLLPKRDYFSTEISLTTLENRDSVFDDENYDEDDNEEKEQEVVEKAAEVQSTPVKGEYNNEAEVVFLGNKVPEEVISIDAPESSEDLQEEEPLALEEPVDSQSSLPLPVLCVEDGEAILKFSEIFALHKPRKKAEKRERRCSVPKDKYKAMHTLDIVEEDEVKLLRGSYEEFPWLRMTHVHHDSALTLLDNEPGTVQGTDDLKPKIEKKDPCCSAEPMKENLSMDLSADWSSPICPEFYPFDQQDWEDRIIWDNSPPLSDNTAESCEISEPDYEALTDKQLNVEAESQSLQSEKEIEPHEKGHSSFFSCSVSVEPFGSKQPSGHLDISLSEGRYHPQLLRLESRLNSDRQKSTDTPKDGDTDEILSSDALKRFTKLTLQNRDILEESWVDNIIWEPDQPFPKPKLIYDLQDEQMLFEVLDNRDGQQLMLHAGAMITTGLVKPSSGDSAELYGLSGLSGRFNIANDKYYLNRKSTQQLKSHSKKRTAHGLKVLHSIPALKLQTMKAKLSNKDIANFHRPRALWHPHDNEVVLKEQRKLPTQGPMKIILKSLGGKGSKLHVAAEETISSLKSKASKKLDFKLSEPVKIIYCGKELEDDKSLSAQNVPPNSVLHLVRTRIHLLPRAQKLPGENKSLRPPGAFKKKSDLSAKDGHVFLMEYCEERPLLLGNVGMGARLCTYYQKLSPNDQQGTLMRNGNTGLGSVLTLDPSDKSPFLGDIKPGCSQSSLETNMYRAPIFQQKVSSTDYLLVRSTKGKLSIRRIDRIDVVGQQEPHMEVISPGSKGVQTYIMNRLLVYMYREFRAIEKRGSRPSIRADELSAQFPSLSEAFLRKRLKHCADLQRRSNGQFQWVMRFNFRIPSEEELRRLVSPESVCAYESMQAGLYRLKRLGITRLTHPTGLSAAMNQLPDEAIALAAASHIERELQITPWNLSSNFVACTNQDRENIERLEITGVGDPSGRGLGFSYVRTTPKAPIPNAISKKKTVVAKGSTVTGTDADLRRLSMEAAREVLLKFNVPEEQIAKLTRWHRIAMIRKLSSEQAASGVKVDPTTISKYARGQRMSFLQLQQQTREKCQEIWDRQVQNLSAVDGEENESDSEVNSDLDSFAGDLENLLDAEDFEDGEEGSHEPKHDNADGVKGLKMRRRPFQAQVEEEIEDEAAEAAELCRMLMDDDEADRKKKKKDKAMGEQVGFMPDIRYRFSTESTDRGKKPQIFAKPSIKSDGLNVLDFIGDQKEAEGFATKRTPSSKVKPKKKFDILDSGLFNKKVKILGEGIKPMKEKKSARDSFVCGACGQLGHMRTNKNCPKYGEDVEARAESTDLEKTTGKSMGSIDLLDPSQIFSKKVIQKSGTKNLMVDVHEDDNSSSKAKVLKVKCASTDKLPDKPTPATSLNSDIPVTSDAEIGTLPPPIKFNKIKFSNKMRAEDDSIEAYKPSILVRPPMETAESHRSKKIVIKQLKDSTSVDEGFLDGSSGMEYRKTKKINELSYMGQQEREYLYEETLGRKKMDDKRLWEEEERRRIAVRQREERAKIYERQKALEEQEKLAAIESYQDAIRREREEEERLKEKKKKKKKTEIRDDYLDDFLPRRNDRRIPDRDRSVKRRQTFESGRHAKEHAPPTKRRRGGEVGLSNILEEIVDTLKNNVNVSYLFLKPVTRKEAPDYHKYVKRPMDLSTIKEKARKLEYKNRGQFRHDVAQITINAHLYNDGRNPGIPPLADQLLEICDYLLEENESILAEAESGIE